The genome window ATACGTGCCCGTGGGCTGTTCGGCTATATCAAACATTTCTCTGGCCCTCCTCTGCCCTTCCTTATGGCCATCTTCCTGAAGCCGCTCCTGTTTATTATCGAGGTCATCTCAGAACTTTTTAAGCCGATCACTCTCTCCGTCCGACTTTTCGGCAATATCTTCGGCGAGGATGTCATCATCCTTGTCTTCGCCAGCCTATTTACCATGATCGGTTTCAAATGGCTGGGTTGGTTCCCATTACAGTTTCCGGTGCTTCTCTTAGCCTATCTTACCGACTTTGTACAGGCTCTCGTCTTCATGGTGCTCGCCTGCATCTATCTCGCTCTCATGACCCATGAAGAGGGGATGGAGGAGGCAGAATCGGAACAGGCGCTCGCCCATGCGCACTAATCATCTTTTAAAATAACCAATCAAAACCAAACATTACGACAGAAAGGGTTTCGAAAGAATATGATCTATTTCGCTGCACTTGCAATTGCGGCGGGGCTTGCTGTCCCGATCGCGGTTATTGGAGCCGGTATTGGACAAGGACGTGCGGTGGCATCCGGGCTTGAGTCGATGGCTCGCCAGCCCGGTATGGCAGGCCAACTTCTTATCAACATGATCATCGGCCTCGCCTTCATCGAGTCGCTCGTGCTCTTTGCCCTCGTGCTCGTCTTCATCTTTCTTGGCTCCCGCCTGCCCAACACCAATCAGGTGCTGCAAACTATTCAGAGCACACAGGTAAGCAAATAGCCTTTTCGGCTCCCAGAGTCTTCTGGGAGCCGAAGGAGATAACCGATGCTACAGATCGAGCAAGCGATAAAATTTAATCCGGTCTACTTCGGCATACAGATTCTGATCTTTCTGCTCCTGCTGCAGATACTTACAAGAGTCTTTTGGCGTCCCTTCCTAAAAGATATGGAGAAGCGCACAGAAGACATCGAAGCCCGTTATCGCCGTCGTGAGGAGCTTCAACAAGAAATGGAGCGCCTGCGGGCTGAGTATCAGCAGCGTATCGCTGTTGTGGATGCCGAAGCCCGCGCCCATATTCAAGAGGCGGTCAAAAAAGCGCAAGGAGAACGGGAACGTCTGATCAAAGAGGCGCGCACCCAGGCCGAACAGGTGTTGCTTCAAGGTCGCCAGAGCATCGAGAGAGAACGCGAAGCGACCCTCCAAGCCCTCAAAGAGCAGATGATCGCTATGGCGACCGATGTGGCAGATCATGCTCTCGGCTCTCTTTACCCGAAAGAAGAACTGAGGCGCTCGATTGAAGCTCGTGTGGCTCAGGCAACAACCACCGCGAGTAGCACCCATGAATGGTAAACCGATGAATCTATTTTCTATGGAGTTGTCAGCGTGATTCCTGAGGTCAGCCTCGGACCGTTTAAAATAGAACAGCCCGATGCGTTTCTCGCGCTTATTTTGGGCTTTCTGATCCTGCTATGGCTCGCCTACAAGTACGCCTATCCTATGGGGCGTGACTTGCTAAAAGCGCGTACGGAACGCATCGAACAGGCCTACAAACAGGCCGATGCCCTTCTCGCTGAGGCACAGGCCATACATGACGACTACGCTCAGCGCCTTGCACACATTGAAGAGGAGCATCGCGCCCGTGTTGAACAGGCCGTGCGCGAAGCAGAAGCGCTCTCGGCTCAAATCATTGCCGAAGCCCAACAGGCGGCACAAACCATTCTACAACGCGCCCAACAAGAGGTCGAACGAGAACGTACCTATCATCAAATCCTTATGCGCCAACAGATCGTTGCGATCGTTCTCGATGCCGCTGAAAATGCCATCCGTACGATGGCCTCTGAAGAGACGCAACATAAACTTGTGAGCGATTTCATCCACCAACTTGCTCAGAGTGCTCTCAATGGCTATACTCCTGTAAACCGTAATAGCCTGGCCCATGGCGGAGGAGAACCCTAAATGGCAACTCGTGATGTGCGTGCAGCTCGCCGTTATGCAGCAGCGCTCTTTCAAGCGGTTCAAAAAGAAGGCGTTCTCGAAGTGGTGGAGCGCGAACTTGAGGAGCTACTAACAACTCTTCATAATACACCTGTACTCAAAGAGTTCTGGCACAGTCCTCTCGTGCCGGCACCCAAGAAAAGCTCGCTCATCGAAAAAACCTTCGCCAACAGGCTACATCCCTTAACCATCGGTTTCCTGAACCTGCTTGTTAACAAACGTCGCGAAGAGCTGTTAGAATATATCTATACCGATTTTAGACGCCTTGTTGATCGGGCGCGGCACCTGCTTCGTGCAGAGGCTGTCTTTGCCGTGCCGCCCACTCCCGAGGAAGAACAGGCACTTCGTGAAAGCCTGGAGAAAAGAACGGGCGCTAACGTGGAGCTGCGTGTACGGCTCGATCCGGAAATCCTCGGAGGAGTCGTTATCCGACTTCAAGATACCATCCTTGATGGAAGCGTGCGTGGAAGCCTTGAGAGATTGCGCGAGCGCTTCCTACAAAAAGCTTAGTTCTAACGGAAAAACCCGAAACGTCTAAATTACGACGTTGCGCTGGAGATAGAGATAACGATGGCCATTCGACCAGAAGAGATAACTTCAATACTCGAGCGAGAGCTGCTCGAAACCACAAAACGTGAAATTGCCACTTACGATGCTGGAACCGTCCTTCAGGTAGGAGACGGCATCGCCCGAATCTACGGCCTGCAAGGCTGCATGGTTTCAGAACTGCTGGAGTTCCTCGACGAAAAAGGGAACCCCATTGTGGATGAAAACGGTGCCGTCATTCGTGCGATTGCCCTCAACCTCGAAGAAGATAACGTGGGTGCCATTATCCTCGGCCCCTGCGAACAGATTTTCGAGGGCACAACGGTTCGGCGAACGAACCGCATCATCGAAGTGCCCGTGGGCGAAGGCCTGTTAGGCCGTGTAGTAAGCGCCCTAGGTGACCCCCTCGATGGCAAAGGCCCTATCACGGCAACGCGCTATGCCTATATCGAAGCCAGAGCTCCCGGAGTTGTGGAGCGACAACCCGTAAAAGAGCCCCTACAAACCGGGCTTAAAGCGATAGATGCTCTCGTGCCAATCGGACGTGGACAACGTGAGCTGATTATCGGTGACCGCGGTATTGGAAAAACCGCCATCGCCCTCGATACCATCATCAATCAAAAGGGCGGCGATGTCATCTGCATCTACGTTGCCATCGGTCAAAAGGCCTCAACCGTAGAAAACGTGCGTCGTACCCTAGAAGCTGCCGGCGCTATGGACTATACCATCATCGTAGCCGCCAATGCCTCCGACCCGGCTCCAATGCAGTATATCGCCCCCTACACCGGTTGTACCATTGGCGAGTACTTCCGCGATAAAGGACAACATGCCGTCGTCATCTACGACGACCTCTCTAAACATGCCGTCGCCTATCGCCAAGTCTCTCTCCTTCTTCGACGCCCCCCCGGACGCGAGGCTTATCCAGGCGATATCTTCTACCTGCATAGCCGCCTTCTCGAACGAGCCGCAAAAATTCGCGAAGACTATATCATTGTTGATAAAACGGCTCCCGAAGATACGAAAGAAGGCATCAATGGCAAACTCTATGAGGGTAGCCATGGGCTTAGCGAGGCTAAAAAAGACCTTGCCGCCATGCCTAATGCCGATTCCCTCGAAATTCGCAAAAAGCCCGGTACTGGAGGAAGCCTCACGGCGCTGCCTATCATTGAAACGTTGGCCTCCGACGTCTCTGCCTACATCCCCACCAACGTTATCTCCATCACGGACGGCCAAATCTTCCTTGAACCAGACCTGTTCTTCGCCGGTGTGCGCCCAGCTATCAACGTGGGTATCTCGGTCTCTCGCGTGGGACGCTCAGCACAAATCCCAGCCATGAAAAGCGGTAAAGTGGCAGGACGCCTACGTCTTGACCTCGCCCAATTCCGCGAAGTTCAAGCGTTTGCCCAATTTGCCTCCGATCTTGATAAGGTGACCCGCGATCAGCTCGAGCGTGGTTCTCGACTCATTGAGATACTTAAGCAGCCTCAGTTCCAACCAATGCCCGTGGAAAAACAGGTTACCATCATCTATGCCGGCAATAACGGCTATCTGGATGATATTCCTGTAAACGCTGTAAGCAAGTTCGAGGCGGAGTTCCATCCTTTCATGGAAAAGAACTACCCCGACATCCTTGAAAAAATCCGAATTACCAAAGATTTGGATGAAACCACGGAAGCAGAGTTGAATAAGGCTATTCAAGCCTTTAAAGCCCAGTTCCAACCCTAGGGTCGTTTTACAAAGTAAGGGTTTCGTACGATCTCTCTTAGCTTAAAACGCTAAGAGAGATCGTTCACAAGGAGGTTTTCTATGAACCCGGAGACATCCCTACAAGAGGCTATCGAACAAACAAAACGCGCGATCGAACAGCTACGGGAACGAGTAGTTACTGCTATCATGCAGCGCAACCGCCTGCAAGAAGAGGTCACCAAACGAGAGCGCGACCTCGCCATGAGAAAAGAGAAGCTTGTTCAGGCCAGTAAACTGCAAGATCCATCTGTAGCGAATGAACTGCGCGAGGAGATCGCCACCCTAGAAAAAGAGCTTCAAACGCTTAAAGACAGTCTTGCCAAAGCGGAGGTCGAAGCCGAAACACTTAAAGCGCAACGGCCTGCAGAAGAAGCTCGCCTTAATCTTGTGTTGCGCGATCTACAGGCGCGCCTCGCGATGGGCTACACCACTGTAGTGGAGAACCGACAACCAGGCTCCGGAGTGGGCGAAACCGAAGAGATGTTTCAACGGGCTAGCGATAAAATTGAAGGCCTGCAGTCCGAAGCGGCAGCTCGGCAGGAGGTTACCGGTGCTTCACCTCACACCCCTAGTCCTACCCAATCAGCAGAGCAGTTGCTTTCCGATCTTGAGCGCCGACTAGGCCTTTCTCCTACCGAAACTCCTGCAACCCAATCTGTAGAGCCGGCAGAACCCAGTTCATCCCCTCTAACTGCCGCCTCCCCCGAAGCCGAACCTGCCGTTTCTGAACCACCAGTGGCCTTTGAAGCACCTACATCACCTGAGGAACCATCGGTGTCCATCCCTGTCCCAGAGGAGCTCGCTCAATCCACACCGTCCGTAACCGGCATTACTCCGGAAGAGATGGAGGCCCTCCTCTCTCATCAGCCAGGACAAACCGAATCGACTTCTCCCTCTACCGTAGACGAGCAAGCCGTTCAACCTTCTACCTCCCCTTGGGACTATACAACGTCAACTACAGCCTCCTCCGAAACCCTAGAAGTTGTCTCTTTCCCCGTCGAAGAAGAGCAGATGGAACCTCCTCAAGCGACTATCGAAGGCCAAGATATAGAAGTATCTCAACCCATCG of Chthonomonas calidirosea T49 contains these proteins:
- the atpH gene encoding ATP synthase F1 subunit delta, with amino-acid sequence MATRDVRAARRYAAALFQAVQKEGVLEVVERELEELLTTLHNTPVLKEFWHSPLVPAPKKSSLIEKTFANRLHPLTIGFLNLLVNKRREELLEYIYTDFRRLVDRARHLLRAEAVFAVPPTPEEEQALRESLEKRTGANVELRVRLDPEILGGVVIRLQDTILDGSVRGSLERLRERFLQKA
- the atpA gene encoding F0F1 ATP synthase subunit alpha → MAIRPEEITSILERELLETTKREIATYDAGTVLQVGDGIARIYGLQGCMVSELLEFLDEKGNPIVDENGAVIRAIALNLEEDNVGAIILGPCEQIFEGTTVRRTNRIIEVPVGEGLLGRVVSALGDPLDGKGPITATRYAYIEARAPGVVERQPVKEPLQTGLKAIDALVPIGRGQRELIIGDRGIGKTAIALDTIINQKGGDVICIYVAIGQKASTVENVRRTLEAAGAMDYTIIVAANASDPAPMQYIAPYTGCTIGEYFRDKGQHAVVIYDDLSKHAVAYRQVSLLLRRPPGREAYPGDIFYLHSRLLERAAKIREDYIIVDKTAPEDTKEGINGKLYEGSHGLSEAKKDLAAMPNADSLEIRKKPGTGGSLTALPIIETLASDVSAYIPTNVISITDGQIFLEPDLFFAGVRPAINVGISVSRVGRSAQIPAMKSGKVAGRLRLDLAQFREVQAFAQFASDLDKVTRDQLERGSRLIEILKQPQFQPMPVEKQVTIIYAGNNGYLDDIPVNAVSKFEAEFHPFMEKNYPDILEKIRITKDLDETTEAELNKAIQAFKAQFQP
- the atpE gene encoding ATP synthase F0 subunit C, translated to MIYFAALAIAAGLAVPIAVIGAGIGQGRAVASGLESMARQPGMAGQLLINMIIGLAFIESLVLFALVLVFIFLGSRLPNTNQVLQTIQSTQVSK
- a CDS encoding ATP synthase F0 subunit B, producing MIPEVSLGPFKIEQPDAFLALILGFLILLWLAYKYAYPMGRDLLKARTERIEQAYKQADALLAEAQAIHDDYAQRLAHIEEEHRARVEQAVREAEALSAQIIAEAQQAAQTILQRAQQEVERERTYHQILMRQQIVAIVLDAAENAIRTMASEETQHKLVSDFIHQLAQSALNGYTPVNRNSLAHGGGEP
- a CDS encoding ATP synthase F0 subunit B, which encodes MLQIEQAIKFNPVYFGIQILIFLLLLQILTRVFWRPFLKDMEKRTEDIEARYRRREELQQEMERLRAEYQQRIAVVDAEARAHIQEAVKKAQGERERLIKEARTQAEQVLLQGRQSIEREREATLQALKEQMIAMATDVADHALGSLYPKEELRRSIEARVAQATTTASSTHEW